One Trichoplusia ni isolate ovarian cell line Hi5 chromosome 6, tn1, whole genome shotgun sequence DNA segment encodes these proteins:
- the LOC113495115 gene encoding vesicular glutamate transporter 1 isoform X3 → MLKKMVNSLDIVYYEDEQEQTKDYQMTWCFWRRRRLVVALLAFFGFFNVYALRVNLSVAVVAMTEPVATTLDNGTVVYIPEFDWSSQTKGLVLSSFFYGYLVTQLPGGWLAAKIGGNRVFAIGIGATSLLTLFTPPLAHTSTALLIAVRVVEGLFEGVTYPCIHAVWSRWAPASERARLATFAFSGSYAGTVVSMPVCSLLTQYTGWPGIFYVFGIMGLVWTTIWWLVVKESPEKDPHITPAELKYIQDSRGTQAVEGSKIRHPWSKMLKSAPVWAIVMAHFSENWGFYTLLTFLPTFMQDVFKFKTSQTGFLAAVPYLAMAIVLQVAGHIADWLLRRGVMSRTNIRKLFNCGAFLSQTIFMVAAAYASTVTWCIVYLTIAVGLGGFAWSGFSVNHLDIAPPHASVLMGLSNTIATLPGIISPPLAGSIVTDKSAEQWRYVFFLSSGIYLLGAAVYGAWSSAELQPWVLELDSDASFDTDGASVTTARGYDNKALDQNSEM, encoded by the exons ATGCTTAAGAAAATGGTGAATTCTTTAGATATCGTGTATTACGAAGATGAGCA GGAACAAACGAAAGACTATCAGATGACATGGTGCTTCTGGCGGCGGAGACGGCTGGTGGTGGCTCTGCTGGCGTTCTTCGGGTTCTTCAACGTGTACGCGCTACGGGTCAACCTGTCCGTCGCTGTGGTGGCCATGACTGAACCAGTGGCCACGACCTTGGATAATGGGACTGTGGTATAT ATCCCAGAGTTCGACTGGAGTTCTCAAACCAAAGGCCTGGTGCTGAGCTCGTTCTTCTACGGCTACCTCGTGACGCAGCTCCCAGGCGGCTGGCTCGCGGCTAAAATAGGAGGTAACAG gGTGTTCGCGATAGGTATCGGAGCAACATCACTGCTGACGTTATTCACGCCACCTTTGGCCCATACCAGCACAGCCCTGTTGATAGCTGTCAGAGTCGTCGAGGGTTTGTTTGAG GGTGTAACATACCCCTGCATCCACGCAGTATGGTCTCGCTGGGCGCCTGCCTCGGAGCGCGCGCGGCTGGCCACGTTCGCCTTCAGCGGCAGCTACGCCGGCACTGTGGTCTCCATGCCCGTGTGCTCACTACTCACGCAGTACACCGGCTGGCCCGGGATCTTTTATGTGTTCG GTATAATGGGACTCGTGTGGACTACAATATGGTGGCTGGTCGTGAAGGAATCCCCTGAGAAGGATCCTCATATAACACCAGCTGAACTCAAGTACATTCAG GATTCCCGCGGCACGCAAGCAGTGGAAGGCTCCAAGATCCGCCACCCTTGGTCTAAGATGCTGAAGTCTGCTCCCGTCTGGGCCATCGTGATGGCACACTTTAGTGAGAACTGGGGATTCTATACACTACTCACTTTCTTGCCTACTTTTATGCAAG ACGTATTTAAGTTCAAGACATCACAGACCGGGTTCCTGGCGGCCGTCCCCTACCTTGCAATGGCGATAGTCCTGCAGGTAGCCGGCCACATCGCTGACTGGCTGCTAAGACGCGGCGTCATGTCCAGAACTAATATCAGAAAGCTGTTCAACTGCGGAGCTTTTCTATCACAG ACAATATTTATGGTGGCAGCGGCGTATGCATCCACGGTAACCTGGTGTATAGTGTACCTGACTATTGCTGTTGGCCTCGGTGGCTTTGCTTGGTCTGGATTCAG TGTGAACCACCTGGACATAGCTCCGCCCCATGCGAGCGTGTTGATGGGGCTGTCCAACACCATCGCCACGCTGCCCGGCATCATCAGCCCGCCGCTAGCCGGGTCCATTGTTACTGACAAG TCGGCGGAGCAGTGGCGCTACGTGTTCTTCCTGTCGAGCGGCATCTACCTGCTGGGCGCGGCCGTGTACGGCGCCTGGAGCTCGGCCGAGCTGCAGCCCTGGGTGCTGGAGCTGGACTCCGACGCCAGCTTCGACACGGACGGGGCCTCCGTCACCACCGCCAGGGGATACGACAACAAGGCCCTGGACCAGAACTCAGAGATGTGA
- the LOC113495115 gene encoding vesicular glutamate transporter 1 isoform X2, translated as MANRPDYDYTYTPLWTGKEEQTKDYQMTWCFWRRRRLVVALLAFFGFFNVYALRVNLSVAVVAMTEPVATTLDNGTVVYIPEFDWSSQTKGLVLSSFFYGYLVTQLPGGWLAAKIGGNRVFAIGIGATSLLTLFTPPLAHTSTALLIAVRVVEGLFEGVTYPCIHAVWSRWAPASERARLATFAFSGSYAGTVVSMPVCSLLTQYTGWPGIFYVFGIMGLVWTTIWWLVVKESPEKDPHITPAELKYIQDSRGTQAVEGSKIRHPWSKMLKSAPVWAIVMAHFSENWGFYTLLTFLPTFMQDVFKFKTSQTGFLAAVPYLAMAIVLQVAGHIADWLLRRGVMSRTNIRKLFNCGAFLSQTIFMVAAAYASTVTWCIVYLTIAVGLGGFAWSGFSVNHLDIAPPHASVLMGLSNTIATLPGIISPPLAGSIVTDKSAEQWRYVFFLSSGIYLLGAAVYGAWSSAELQPWVLELDSDASFDTDGASVTTARGYDNKALDQNSEM; from the exons GGAACAAACGAAAGACTATCAGATGACATGGTGCTTCTGGCGGCGGAGACGGCTGGTGGTGGCTCTGCTGGCGTTCTTCGGGTTCTTCAACGTGTACGCGCTACGGGTCAACCTGTCCGTCGCTGTGGTGGCCATGACTGAACCAGTGGCCACGACCTTGGATAATGGGACTGTGGTATAT ATCCCAGAGTTCGACTGGAGTTCTCAAACCAAAGGCCTGGTGCTGAGCTCGTTCTTCTACGGCTACCTCGTGACGCAGCTCCCAGGCGGCTGGCTCGCGGCTAAAATAGGAGGTAACAG gGTGTTCGCGATAGGTATCGGAGCAACATCACTGCTGACGTTATTCACGCCACCTTTGGCCCATACCAGCACAGCCCTGTTGATAGCTGTCAGAGTCGTCGAGGGTTTGTTTGAG GGTGTAACATACCCCTGCATCCACGCAGTATGGTCTCGCTGGGCGCCTGCCTCGGAGCGCGCGCGGCTGGCCACGTTCGCCTTCAGCGGCAGCTACGCCGGCACTGTGGTCTCCATGCCCGTGTGCTCACTACTCACGCAGTACACCGGCTGGCCCGGGATCTTTTATGTGTTCG GTATAATGGGACTCGTGTGGACTACAATATGGTGGCTGGTCGTGAAGGAATCCCCTGAGAAGGATCCTCATATAACACCAGCTGAACTCAAGTACATTCAG GATTCCCGCGGCACGCAAGCAGTGGAAGGCTCCAAGATCCGCCACCCTTGGTCTAAGATGCTGAAGTCTGCTCCCGTCTGGGCCATCGTGATGGCACACTTTAGTGAGAACTGGGGATTCTATACACTACTCACTTTCTTGCCTACTTTTATGCAAG ACGTATTTAAGTTCAAGACATCACAGACCGGGTTCCTGGCGGCCGTCCCCTACCTTGCAATGGCGATAGTCCTGCAGGTAGCCGGCCACATCGCTGACTGGCTGCTAAGACGCGGCGTCATGTCCAGAACTAATATCAGAAAGCTGTTCAACTGCGGAGCTTTTCTATCACAG ACAATATTTATGGTGGCAGCGGCGTATGCATCCACGGTAACCTGGTGTATAGTGTACCTGACTATTGCTGTTGGCCTCGGTGGCTTTGCTTGGTCTGGATTCAG TGTGAACCACCTGGACATAGCTCCGCCCCATGCGAGCGTGTTGATGGGGCTGTCCAACACCATCGCCACGCTGCCCGGCATCATCAGCCCGCCGCTAGCCGGGTCCATTGTTACTGACAAG TCGGCGGAGCAGTGGCGCTACGTGTTCTTCCTGTCGAGCGGCATCTACCTGCTGGGCGCGGCCGTGTACGGCGCCTGGAGCTCGGCCGAGCTGCAGCCCTGGGTGCTGGAGCTGGACTCCGACGCCAGCTTCGACACGGACGGGGCCTCCGTCACCACCGCCAGGGGATACGACAACAAGGCCCTGGACCAGAACTCAGAGATGTGA
- the LOC113495115 gene encoding vesicular glutamate transporter 1 isoform X1, with product MNEDNTVSDDLKRQAAMFYNSTQREQTKDYQMTWCFWRRRRLVVALLAFFGFFNVYALRVNLSVAVVAMTEPVATTLDNGTVVYIPEFDWSSQTKGLVLSSFFYGYLVTQLPGGWLAAKIGGNRVFAIGIGATSLLTLFTPPLAHTSTALLIAVRVVEGLFEGVTYPCIHAVWSRWAPASERARLATFAFSGSYAGTVVSMPVCSLLTQYTGWPGIFYVFGIMGLVWTTIWWLVVKESPEKDPHITPAELKYIQDSRGTQAVEGSKIRHPWSKMLKSAPVWAIVMAHFSENWGFYTLLTFLPTFMQDVFKFKTSQTGFLAAVPYLAMAIVLQVAGHIADWLLRRGVMSRTNIRKLFNCGAFLSQTIFMVAAAYASTVTWCIVYLTIAVGLGGFAWSGFSVNHLDIAPPHASVLMGLSNTIATLPGIISPPLAGSIVTDKSAEQWRYVFFLSSGIYLLGAAVYGAWSSAELQPWVLELDSDASFDTDGASVTTARGYDNKALDQNSEM from the exons GGAACAAACGAAAGACTATCAGATGACATGGTGCTTCTGGCGGCGGAGACGGCTGGTGGTGGCTCTGCTGGCGTTCTTCGGGTTCTTCAACGTGTACGCGCTACGGGTCAACCTGTCCGTCGCTGTGGTGGCCATGACTGAACCAGTGGCCACGACCTTGGATAATGGGACTGTGGTATAT ATCCCAGAGTTCGACTGGAGTTCTCAAACCAAAGGCCTGGTGCTGAGCTCGTTCTTCTACGGCTACCTCGTGACGCAGCTCCCAGGCGGCTGGCTCGCGGCTAAAATAGGAGGTAACAG gGTGTTCGCGATAGGTATCGGAGCAACATCACTGCTGACGTTATTCACGCCACCTTTGGCCCATACCAGCACAGCCCTGTTGATAGCTGTCAGAGTCGTCGAGGGTTTGTTTGAG GGTGTAACATACCCCTGCATCCACGCAGTATGGTCTCGCTGGGCGCCTGCCTCGGAGCGCGCGCGGCTGGCCACGTTCGCCTTCAGCGGCAGCTACGCCGGCACTGTGGTCTCCATGCCCGTGTGCTCACTACTCACGCAGTACACCGGCTGGCCCGGGATCTTTTATGTGTTCG GTATAATGGGACTCGTGTGGACTACAATATGGTGGCTGGTCGTGAAGGAATCCCCTGAGAAGGATCCTCATATAACACCAGCTGAACTCAAGTACATTCAG GATTCCCGCGGCACGCAAGCAGTGGAAGGCTCCAAGATCCGCCACCCTTGGTCTAAGATGCTGAAGTCTGCTCCCGTCTGGGCCATCGTGATGGCACACTTTAGTGAGAACTGGGGATTCTATACACTACTCACTTTCTTGCCTACTTTTATGCAAG ACGTATTTAAGTTCAAGACATCACAGACCGGGTTCCTGGCGGCCGTCCCCTACCTTGCAATGGCGATAGTCCTGCAGGTAGCCGGCCACATCGCTGACTGGCTGCTAAGACGCGGCGTCATGTCCAGAACTAATATCAGAAAGCTGTTCAACTGCGGAGCTTTTCTATCACAG ACAATATTTATGGTGGCAGCGGCGTATGCATCCACGGTAACCTGGTGTATAGTGTACCTGACTATTGCTGTTGGCCTCGGTGGCTTTGCTTGGTCTGGATTCAG TGTGAACCACCTGGACATAGCTCCGCCCCATGCGAGCGTGTTGATGGGGCTGTCCAACACCATCGCCACGCTGCCCGGCATCATCAGCCCGCCGCTAGCCGGGTCCATTGTTACTGACAAG TCGGCGGAGCAGTGGCGCTACGTGTTCTTCCTGTCGAGCGGCATCTACCTGCTGGGCGCGGCCGTGTACGGCGCCTGGAGCTCGGCCGAGCTGCAGCCCTGGGTGCTGGAGCTGGACTCCGACGCCAGCTTCGACACGGACGGGGCCTCCGTCACCACCGCCAGGGGATACGACAACAAGGCCCTGGACCAGAACTCAGAGATGTGA